In a single window of the Candidatus Binatia bacterium genome:
- a CDS encoding NADH-quinone oxidoreductase subunit D (Catalyzes the transfer of electrons from NADH to quinone) — translation MSLAGYEVEVQRQGAEGLETEEMTLNMGPQHPSTHGVLRFVIKADGEVMREAIPDVGYLHRSIEKISEKVGYHGFMPYTDRVDYVAAMFCNQGWAMVCEQLAGIAVPVRGEYCRVIAAELNRISSHLLSVATMILDIGAITPFFHAFREREKINDLLEEMCGARLTYNYMRIGGVAWDLPPGFAERTLEFLDYFEPCIDELDDLVTVNKIYVERLANVAPASRDLAIAYNLVGPNLRATGLKYDVRRDVPYSIYPELEFDVPVGRGEVGTVGDCFDRYIVRMREMRESCRIVRQCLAKIPPGPVIARVPRKLKPPAGDAYVRVESARGDMGWYCVSDGSEFPYRTHIRTGSFAAMGIVDRLSRGLMLADLVALISSLDIVAPEVDR, via the coding sequence ATGAGCCTCGCGGGATACGAAGTCGAAGTGCAACGCCAGGGCGCAGAAGGCCTCGAAACCGAGGAAATGACCCTCAACATGGGTCCCCAGCACCCGAGCACGCACGGGGTGCTGCGCTTCGTGATCAAAGCCGACGGCGAAGTGATGCGCGAGGCGATACCCGACGTCGGCTACCTGCACCGCTCGATCGAAAAGATCTCCGAGAAGGTCGGCTACCACGGCTTCATGCCGTACACCGACCGGGTCGACTACGTCGCGGCCATGTTCTGCAATCAGGGCTGGGCCATGGTTTGCGAGCAGCTTGCCGGAATCGCCGTTCCGGTGCGCGGCGAATACTGCCGTGTCATTGCCGCCGAACTGAACCGCATTTCCAGTCACCTGCTGTCGGTCGCCACGATGATTCTCGACATCGGGGCCATCACCCCGTTCTTCCACGCGTTCCGCGAGCGCGAGAAGATCAACGACTTGCTCGAAGAAATGTGCGGCGCGCGGTTGACGTACAACTACATGCGCATCGGCGGCGTCGCATGGGACCTGCCGCCCGGGTTTGCCGAGCGCACCCTCGAGTTCCTCGACTACTTCGAACCGTGCATCGACGAACTCGACGACCTGGTAACGGTCAACAAGATCTACGTCGAGCGCCTGGCCAACGTCGCGCCGGCGTCGCGCGACCTTGCGATCGCCTACAATCTGGTCGGCCCCAACCTGCGAGCCACCGGGCTCAAGTACGACGTGCGCCGCGACGTTCCTTACTCGATCTACCCGGAGTTGGAATTCGATGTGCCCGTCGGGCGCGGCGAAGTCGGCACCGTCGGCGACTGCTTCGACCGTTACATCGTCCGCATGCGCGAGATGCGGGAGAGCTGCCGGATCGTGCGCCAGTGCCTCGCGAAGATACCGCCCGGCCCGGTGATCGCGCGGGTGCCGCGCAAGCTCAAGCCCCCGGCGGGCGACGCGTACGTCCGCGTGGAAAGTGCCCGCGGCGACATGGGCTGGTACTGTGTGAGCGACGGCAGCGAGTTTCCGTACCGCACGCACATCCGCACCGGCTCGTTCGCGGCCATGGGGATCGTCGATCGCCTGTCCCGCGGCCTCATGCTCGCCGACCTGGTCGCCCTCATCTCCAGCCTCGACATTGTCGCTCCGGAGGTGGACCGCTAG
- the nuoH gene encoding NADH-quinone oxidoreductase subunit NuoH, with product MQAFLDRLIADGYFAGIPRDVVYLGGMIVFALLVAMVFVLLVAGVTTYIERRVWARIQSRVGPNRVGPQGILQWLADGVKLLMKEDLIPAAADPRLFRIAPYLVMVGFLCTFVVIPFGGTLVIADMNVGLVYVTAVTSLVVVGVLMAGWASNNKWSLMGGIRAAAQIVSYEIPAGLSIMPIVLLTGTLSLQGVISRQGWAPTDWFLFDNPFTFIAFFIFFVAALAEGNRTPFDLPEADTELVAGYVTEYSSVRYLMFFFAEWGNLYVIGALVTTLFLGGWQVPPIADRPVPEAILQFVTFFVKSYFWVLVAMWVRATLPRVRVDQLMVVCWKYLVPIAFVNLIGAAAWVALLPAGSRAVRYGMTALGAALVLLFAQRVVFHLRRARVRERGDIYLSPFA from the coding sequence ATGCAGGCGTTTCTCGACAGATTGATCGCCGACGGGTACTTCGCCGGCATTCCGCGCGACGTCGTGTACCTCGGCGGAATGATCGTCTTCGCCCTGCTCGTGGCGATGGTGTTCGTGCTGCTGGTAGCGGGCGTCACGACCTATATCGAACGGCGAGTCTGGGCGCGCATTCAAAGCCGGGTTGGCCCCAATCGCGTGGGGCCCCAGGGGATCCTGCAATGGTTGGCGGACGGGGTGAAGCTTCTGATGAAGGAGGACCTCATTCCCGCCGCTGCCGATCCGCGGCTGTTCAGGATCGCACCCTATCTGGTCATGGTCGGGTTCCTGTGCACGTTCGTCGTCATACCTTTCGGCGGCACTCTGGTGATTGCCGACATGAACGTCGGCCTCGTCTACGTTACCGCGGTCACGTCGCTGGTGGTCGTCGGCGTGCTGATGGCCGGCTGGGCGTCGAATAACAAGTGGTCGCTCATGGGAGGCATCCGCGCCGCGGCGCAGATCGTCAGCTACGAGATCCCCGCCGGACTTTCGATCATGCCGATCGTGTTACTCACCGGTACCTTGAGCCTGCAAGGCGTGATCTCGCGACAGGGCTGGGCGCCGACCGATTGGTTCCTGTTCGACAACCCGTTCACCTTCATCGCTTTCTTTATCTTCTTCGTCGCTGCGCTTGCGGAGGGTAACCGCACGCCGTTCGACCTGCCCGAAGCGGACACGGAACTGGTTGCGGGTTACGTGACCGAGTACTCGAGCGTGCGCTACCTGATGTTCTTTTTCGCCGAGTGGGGCAACCTGTACGTGATCGGCGCCCTCGTCACGACGCTCTTCCTGGGCGGTTGGCAAGTTCCGCCGATCGCGGACCGGCCCGTACCGGAGGCGATCCTGCAGTTCGTAACCTTCTTCGTGAAGTCGTACTTCTGGGTGCTGGTGGCCATGTGGGTGCGGGCGACTCTGCCGCGAGTACGCGTCGACCAGTTAATGGTGGTTTGCTGGAAATACCTCGTGCCGATTGCGTTCGTGAACCTGATCGGGGCGGCGGCCTGGGTGGCTCTGCTGCCGGCCGGAAGCCGGGCCGTGCGGTACGGCATGACTGCGCTCGGCGCCGCACTCGTTCTGCTGTTCGCGCAGCGCGTCGTCTTTCATCTGCGGCGCGCGCGGGTGCGCGAGCGGGGCGACATCTACCTGAGCCCGTTCGCCTGA
- a CDS encoding NADH-quinone oxidoreductase subunit I, producing the protein MSYIGNIKDACVTVFEGMAVTFSHFVRRPSTVQYPDRIPLRVQDTLPFRYRGILDVDIEICTGCLACERACPIDCIVIDVTKDQETREMAMTRFDIDMAKCMYCGLCSEPCPTGAIHHTPEFEGADYSLASLVRRFIREPVEAYKPKKGAAGDPRVEALLERGLRYVEEFAAPETKKPVGSKKA; encoded by the coding sequence ATGTCCTACATCGGCAACATCAAGGACGCGTGCGTAACCGTATTCGAAGGCATGGCGGTTACCTTCTCCCATTTCGTACGGCGACCGAGCACCGTTCAGTATCCCGACCGCATTCCTTTGAGGGTGCAGGACACCCTGCCTTTTCGTTATCGCGGCATTCTCGACGTCGATATTGAGATTTGCACGGGATGCCTCGCGTGCGAACGCGCCTGCCCGATCGACTGCATCGTCATCGACGTCACCAAGGACCAGGAAACCAGGGAGATGGCGATGACGCGCTTCGACATCGACATGGCGAAGTGCATGTACTGCGGCCTGTGCAGCGAACCGTGCCCGACTGGAGCGATTCACCACACGCCGGAATTCGAGGGCGCGGATTACTCGCTCGCCAGTCTCGTGCGCCGTTTCATTAGGGAGCCGGTCGAGGCATACAAGCCGAAGAAAGGGGCCGCCGGCGACCCGCGCGTCGAAGCGTTGCTCGAGCGCGGACTGCGTTACGTCGAGGAGTTCGCCGCCCCGGAAACCAAGAAGCCGGTGGGGTCGAAAAAGGCATGA
- a CDS encoding NADH-quinone oxidoreductase subunit J produces MSDAGLADAVFYLLAAATAISAAGVAFSRNIVYSAFSLMGTLLGAAGLYVLLAADFVAVIQVLIYVGGILVLTLFAVMLTHRIADVRISNRAVGRIPALAILTVAGLVMGRAILAAKWHQLAELPAATPTTAGIGNSLLGEYVLPFEIASVVLLAALVGAVVLSRKELR; encoded by the coding sequence ATGAGCGACGCGGGGCTTGCCGACGCCGTTTTCTATCTACTCGCCGCCGCTACGGCGATCTCGGCCGCCGGCGTCGCTTTCTCGCGCAACATCGTCTACTCGGCGTTCTCGTTGATGGGCACGCTGCTCGGTGCCGCCGGATTGTACGTCTTGCTCGCCGCCGACTTCGTCGCCGTCATTCAGGTGTTGATCTACGTCGGCGGCATCCTCGTGCTGACGCTGTTCGCCGTCATGCTCACGCACCGCATCGCCGATGTGCGCATTTCGAACCGCGCCGTCGGGCGCATTCCGGCGCTGGCGATTCTCACCGTCGCCGGCCTGGTCATGGGCCGCGCCATTCTGGCGGCGAAGTGGCACCAGCTTGCCGAACTGCCGGCGGCCACGCCGACGACGGCGGGCATCGGCAACAGCCTGCTCGGCGAGTACGTGCTGCCGTTCGAGATTGCGTCGGTCGTTCTGCTCGCCGCACTCGTCGGCGCCGTGGTGCTATCGCGAAAGGAACTGCGCTGA
- the nuoK gene encoding NADH-quinone oxidoreductase subunit NuoK encodes MPAVGLTHYLFVSLLVFLLGLFCVLTRRNAIGILMGVELILNAANINYLAFARFGSAPYDGQVFAIFVIMLAAAEATIGLAIVLGIYQTFHTIDVDAAETLRG; translated from the coding sequence ATGCCGGCGGTCGGGCTGACCCATTATCTGTTCGTCAGTCTGCTGGTGTTTCTGCTCGGCCTCTTTTGCGTGCTGACCCGCCGCAACGCCATTGGCATTCTCATGGGGGTCGAGCTGATCCTGAACGCTGCCAATATCAACTACCTCGCCTTCGCCCGCTTCGGCTCCGCACCGTACGACGGGCAGGTATTCGCCATCTTCGTCATCATGCTCGCTGCCGCCGAGGCGACTATCGGCCTGGCAATTGTCCTCGGGATCTACCAGACCTTCCACACGATCGACGTGGATGCCGCGGAGACGCTGCGTGGGTAG
- the nuoL gene encoding NADH-quinone oxidoreductase subunit L, with protein sequence MNLLRWIVLLPLAGAVVNGLCGASIQRRYGRRAISWLACAPVGAAFLLSMWVFAAMAGRPVGERYFVDHLWTWLEVGPLRADLAFAADPLTVVMLLIVTGVGGLIHIYSIGYMHDDRAYWRYFAFLNLFMFAMLTLVTAENVLLMFIGWEGVGLCSYALIGFWYEDWEKASAGSKAFIVNRIGDFGFLLGTLLLFWSMAEAGHPTLSFRELAAHIGVLEGRLFAGIGVATVITLLLFVGATGKSAQIPLYVWLPDAMAGPTPVSALIHAATMVTAGVYMIGRLSFLFDLAPLTLSVVAWTGTVTALFAASIALVQTDIKKVLAYSTVSQLGYMFMGMGAGAYTAGIFHLITHAFFKACLFLGAGSVIHAVGGEQDIEKMGGLRQRLPRTYWTFLISAIAIAGVFPFSGFFSKDEILWSHFGGERGSAAIWALGLIGAGLTAFYMFRLVFLTFHGESRADEGTRAHLHESPPIMTVPLAILAALAVVGGWVGVPGALGGAHLLGAWLAPVFAAPHGAVEHTVEHHTLELLLMAASVGVAVAGILFARALYLGGSDVPRRLAAIAGGVPYRVLRNKYWVDELYGAVFVSGTLLLARLCAAIDRHVIDGIVDGSARVTRLVSWINGLFDNYVVDGLVNRLADVTLAAGTRFRQLQTGSINAYLYVIVIGVVVVMVVRLL encoded by the coding sequence ATGAACCTGCTGCGTTGGATCGTGCTGCTACCGCTGGCGGGTGCGGTGGTCAACGGGCTGTGCGGCGCCTCGATCCAGCGCCGCTACGGCAGGCGCGCGATCTCGTGGCTGGCGTGCGCACCCGTGGGGGCCGCGTTCCTCCTTTCGATGTGGGTGTTTGCCGCAATGGCCGGACGCCCGGTCGGGGAGCGGTACTTCGTCGACCACCTCTGGACCTGGTTGGAAGTGGGCCCGTTACGCGCCGATCTCGCCTTCGCGGCCGATCCGTTGACGGTCGTTATGCTGCTGATCGTAACCGGCGTCGGCGGTCTGATTCACATTTACTCGATCGGCTACATGCACGACGATCGGGCGTACTGGCGTTACTTCGCGTTCCTCAATCTCTTCATGTTTGCGATGTTGACGCTGGTCACGGCAGAGAACGTACTCCTGATGTTCATCGGCTGGGAAGGGGTCGGTCTCTGTTCGTACGCGCTCATCGGCTTCTGGTACGAGGACTGGGAGAAGGCGAGCGCCGGCAGCAAGGCGTTTATCGTCAATCGGATCGGGGATTTCGGCTTTCTGCTCGGAACGTTGTTGTTGTTCTGGAGCATGGCCGAGGCGGGGCATCCCACCCTGAGCTTCCGCGAGTTGGCGGCCCACATCGGCGTGCTGGAGGGCCGCCTGTTCGCCGGCATCGGGGTGGCCACGGTTATCACGCTGCTGCTGTTCGTCGGTGCGACGGGCAAGTCGGCGCAGATCCCCCTTTACGTCTGGCTGCCCGACGCCATGGCCGGACCGACCCCCGTGAGCGCTCTCATCCACGCGGCCACGATGGTTACCGCCGGCGTCTACATGATCGGCCGTCTGTCCTTTCTTTTCGATCTCGCGCCGCTGACGCTCAGTGTGGTTGCCTGGACGGGCACCGTCACGGCGTTGTTCGCGGCGTCGATCGCGCTGGTGCAAACGGACATCAAGAAGGTGCTCGCGTACTCGACCGTCAGTCAGCTCGGGTACATGTTCATGGGCATGGGCGCCGGCGCGTACACCGCCGGCATCTTTCATCTGATCACGCATGCCTTTTTCAAGGCGTGCCTCTTCCTCGGCGCCGGCAGTGTCATTCACGCCGTGGGCGGCGAGCAGGACATCGAGAAGATGGGCGGCCTCAGGCAACGGCTGCCGCGCACGTACTGGACGTTTCTGATCTCGGCGATTGCCATCGCCGGCGTCTTTCCGTTCTCGGGATTCTTCTCGAAGGACGAGATCCTCTGGAGCCACTTTGGGGGAGAGCGGGGCAGCGCGGCGATCTGGGCTCTCGGATTGATCGGTGCGGGGCTGACGGCGTTCTACATGTTCCGCCTCGTCTTCCTGACTTTCCATGGCGAGAGCCGCGCCGACGAGGGCACCCGCGCGCACCTGCACGAGTCGCCACCGATCATGACGGTGCCGCTGGCGATTCTGGCGGCGCTCGCCGTCGTTGGCGGTTGGGTGGGTGTGCCGGGCGCACTCGGCGGGGCGCACTTGCTCGGGGCGTGGTTGGCTCCCGTGTTCGCCGCTCCGCACGGCGCGGTGGAGCACACGGTGGAGCACCACACACTCGAGTTGTTGCTGATGGCGGCGTCCGTGGGCGTCGCCGTGGCCGGCATCCTCTTCGCGCGGGCACTGTACCTGGGGGGCTCGGACGTGCCGCGGCGCCTCGCTGCGATCGCCGGCGGCGTCCCGTACCGGGTTCTCCGGAACAAGTACTGGGTCGACGAACTCTACGGTGCCGTCTTCGTCAGCGGGACGCTCTTGTTGGCGCGCCTGTGTGCGGCAATCGACCGCCACGTCATCGACGGGATCGTCGACGGTTCGGCGCGGGTAACGCGGCTGGTGTCGTGGATCAACGGTTTGTTCGACAACTACGTCGTCGACGGGCTCGTCAACCGTCTGGCCGACGTGACCCTGGCCGCCGGCACTCGATTCCGTCAACTTCAGACCGGGAGCATCAACGCATATCTGTACGTTATCGTGATCGGCGTCGTCGTCGTGATGGTCGTACGCCTGCTATGA
- a CDS encoding NADH-quinone oxidoreductase subunit M, with protein sequence MDHLLSWMIFTPVAGMAAILCLPSRAHAPIKWTAAAATVPPLLLGVWLFVNFDRADPGFQFVEHYKWIPSYNIEYFLGVDGLSIAMVLLTALLSFLCIFASWGIEKGVKGYFALFLLLDAAMMGVFVALDFFLFYIFWEVMLLPMYFLIGIWGGPRREYAAIKFFLYTLLGSVLMLIVMLALYFSQTPHTFDMTKLMAAHGTYAYGLQVALWVALFIGFAIKIPAFPFHTWLPDAHVEAPTAISVILAGILLKMGAYGILRINYGILPEATADLAFYFLGALGAFNIVYGALCAMAQTDLKKLVAYSSISHMGYVMLGMASFTAIGIDGAVLQMFNHGTVTAMLFLLVGVIYDRAHHREIDGFGGLAAVMPVYTGVTALAFFAALGLPGLSAFVSEVLVLLGAWQKYPVLTAIGASAVVLTAGYLLWTMQRMFLGARNEKYAGLPEINGRELFTLAPLAAIVVVLGVYPQAMLDLMRASLHSINQMVQPYL encoded by the coding sequence ATGGACCATCTCCTGAGTTGGATGATCTTCACGCCGGTAGCCGGAATGGCTGCGATTCTGTGCCTGCCGTCGCGGGCCCACGCGCCGATCAAGTGGACGGCGGCGGCGGCGACCGTCCCGCCGCTGCTGCTCGGCGTGTGGTTGTTCGTCAACTTCGATCGCGCCGATCCGGGCTTTCAGTTCGTCGAACACTACAAGTGGATACCCAGCTACAACATCGAATACTTCCTCGGCGTCGACGGGTTGAGCATTGCGATGGTGCTGCTGACGGCACTGCTCTCGTTCCTTTGCATTTTCGCTTCCTGGGGAATCGAAAAGGGCGTGAAGGGTTACTTCGCGCTGTTCCTCTTGCTCGACGCGGCGATGATGGGCGTGTTCGTCGCCCTCGACTTCTTCCTCTTCTACATCTTCTGGGAAGTGATGCTGTTGCCGATGTACTTCCTCATCGGCATCTGGGGCGGTCCGCGGCGGGAATACGCCGCGATCAAGTTCTTCCTTTACACTTTGCTCGGCAGCGTGCTGATGCTGATCGTTATGCTGGCGCTGTATTTCAGTCAGACGCCGCACACCTTCGACATGACCAAGCTGATGGCGGCGCACGGCACCTATGCGTACGGCCTCCAGGTGGCGCTCTGGGTCGCGCTTTTCATCGGCTTCGCGATCAAGATTCCCGCCTTTCCCTTCCACACGTGGCTGCCCGACGCTCACGTCGAGGCGCCGACGGCGATCTCGGTGATTCTGGCGGGAATCCTGCTGAAGATGGGAGCCTACGGCATCCTGCGCATCAATTACGGGATCCTGCCGGAGGCGACCGCCGACCTGGCGTTCTACTTTCTCGGTGCGCTCGGGGCCTTCAACATCGTATATGGGGCGTTGTGCGCGATGGCGCAGACGGACCTGAAGAAGCTGGTTGCGTATTCGAGCATCAGCCACATGGGTTACGTCATGCTGGGGATGGCGTCTTTTACGGCGATCGGCATCGACGGCGCGGTCTTGCAGATGTTCAACCACGGGACGGTGACGGCAATGCTGTTCCTTCTCGTCGGGGTAATCTACGACCGCGCGCACCACCGCGAGATCGACGGGTTCGGCGGTCTCGCGGCGGTAATGCCGGTGTACACCGGCGTGACGGCGCTGGCGTTCTTCGCCGCCCTTGGCCTGCCCGGTCTGTCGGCGTTCGTCTCGGAGGTGCTGGTGCTCCTCGGTGCCTGGCAGAAGTATCCCGTGTTGACGGCGATCGGCGCCAGCGCCGTGGTCCTGACGGCGGGTTACCTGTTGTGGACCATGCAGCGGATGTTTCTCGGGGCCCGCAACGAGAAGTATGCCGGGCTGCCCGAGATCAACGGGCGGGAGCTGTTCACGCTGGCGCCGCTTGCGGCGATCGTCGTCGTTCTCGGCGTCTATCCGCAGGCGATGCTCGATCTGATGCGGGCTTCTTTGCACAGCATCAATCAGATGGTGCAGCCTTACCTCTAG